The Plasmodium brasilianum strain Bolivian I chromosome 5, whole genome shotgun sequence region ctaattttctataatttttctactaattttctataatttatctactaattttctattatttttttttttttttcgtttttttgttgttcttTATGTTGTgctatttgttctttttgatgactattttttttttttttatctttttttttctgaagtatatatattttttgtcaaatttttttttcttttttttttttttgtaaataagaatattaattatatatgaaagaggtgcttctttttttgtactttttttttttttttttttttatactaaaaattaatacttaTGTAAGATTAGGCCTACTACACAATTTCGTCAATTTCGTAATAACACTTAGATTTGttctaaataataatagttaaaaaaaaaaaaaaattatggaatATAGCAGCAGTGAGTTTTCTGATGCAGATTCATGCATTTATTCATCGGTAAAAACATTAGATAGGGAACGGTGTAATAACATcatttctccttttttatatagaaaaccaaaaaaaaagaggggTATTAAAAATGCTTTATCTAAATTATTTACGGCATCTTTGTTATCCAATTCGTTATACCCAACGCCAAGTGtgagaagaaaaataaaaatataagaggGATGTGCATGcgtttatatatagatgcatatatgcttatttaCGCAATTGTATTTATTGAAATATCGACTTTTTGGAAGAAAGtccatatgtatgtattatctacatattatatacgtatatatatatataagtacgcCTATGCATATGAAGGTTTGTATTTATGTAAGAATGCACatgcgtatgtatgtgtatatctTTTGCTGTAGGGACAAGAAATAACGGCAGGCAATAGAATATTTGATACCAAATTACGCATTAGTCGTCGtgataaaatacaaatggATGGAAATTATAGAAACATAGTAGATCgtttgaaaaaggaaaaggaaattaaTGAACTAAGTGATAACTGTAGTGATACAGCAGAAACGTCATCCTATACTTCAGGGGAAAACGAATATGATAGTGTTAATAGCTTCGGTGATAGTTTGGATGAGAGTGTTGATGATGAGTCGATGGAATTCCAAATGGAGGATATAAAGATATTGAaagataacaaaataatagaagACCATGAAATTCCATATAGTTGTAAAGCATCagattttaattataatatatctgAAGAAGATTTAGATGATATATTGAATCATTTAATTGATCCTTTAAAGTATAGACAGatgtttgttttatttaattatgttcataatattcAAAGAAATAAGTGTCTTCAAATGcaagatattttaaaaaagtattgtGAATATTTgggaaaagagaaaaatttacctgatgaaataattaataaaatatgggCAAAAAATTGTTCATACATGATAAGtgaaatattgaaaaaggaCTTTGCTgattttaattctttaaatGGGATGTTAAAACTTGGATCAGTTCAACGTTATGAATTTGCtaactttttaaatgataCAAAATTATCCTGGGAAACATTTACACGAGAAATGGACAATAAATTGATGGAAATGATATATATCGATATAGAACGTGGGTCCATTGAGGGGGATGACTTAATGAAATCCGACTCCTAATACATTCAGTTCTACTGTTTTTTAGAAATGATCCACTAAAGGGGGTATCAAGACGGGTGAGGGAGTGTGCACAAGCATAATACACAAAATATAgctaatatgcatatatgttcatatgtatGCTTGTGGGTAATTTTTGCTGATAATatatgctatatatatatatatatatatataatatatatatatatatatatatatatatatatatgcacgcgTAAGGCCCCTTTCATTCGGTTAGTGTCCGTTTGTTAGTTCAGTCACTCGTTCGGTCCCTCGTCCAGTCATCCGCCCAGCCATTCAtggattttttattttttccatcttTCATGTAATAAACTCCTTTATGTAAATTACCCTCAAATATAATTCTgaaccttttttattattaaaccTACCTTAGGATATACTTTTCCTGCCTTATTATATTTAGACTTGccgtaatatatatatatatatatatgtaaagatTATTTCCGTGTGATAAAACGTATTTCCATAGGAGTAAACTTCTTCCTAACGTTTAACAATGTCAACATTTTAccaaaattacataaatacttCGATAATTTCTGCAACAAAAGAGAGACCTCCAAGATGTagatttaattttatatgtcCTCCTGAATGGCCGATTTGTTATTTATGGTACACGTGATAACTGTTTTTACTTCAACTAGTAgggttttcatttttttgagATATCCAATTTTTAGTGAAACGTACTTGTACATTAAGCTTGAAGAGTGCATTTACGCCCTTGTGTACACATACATGAATAGGCAAATGCACAAACATGCGAACACGCGCAAACACGCAAAAATGCAAACAcacgaatatatatatatatatatatatatatatatatatatgcgttaAGCAAACTTTATATGGCATTTGTTTCTTTTCATGAACACAATAATAAGCGGTCATTATTCGTTCTTGTCTCCTATTTTTAAGAACGATTCAGTGGTATAAAAAAAGTGGGAAGCAGGAGCCCTATATTTTTACTGAAATAATTTTGTGCAAAAGgatttcattatattctttAGTGATTATCGAAAGGAAAAACTTACGgaagtacattttttttttttttttttttttttttgcagaatggtaaaaaggaaattatcAAAACGTTAGAacaacatacataaatatatatatgcacaagtGACAAGGTGGGAATGAAAGAAAACTCCAACTGACACTTTTACTTACGAATAATGACCATATTggtacaaaatatatttggtaaaaaaattctgaacCGTTAAcacaattatttatttataagaGAGGGGAGAAATAGCTACAAGATAAAACTTATTTATCATTTGACAAAACTAAAATGATAGTTACATAAAACTATAGCGAGCAATAGACTAAAGGtgcaatttttataaatactgcatgcatatatgtctacacgattaattttttttttttgttattattttttattttatgtaacaATAAGAGGAAGGAGGGTTTTGCTGAAATGTCTAGAAGGAAGCTAACATAAAGGGATCACTCACATATTAGGTAATTACTTCAAAATTATATCcgtaaattattttgttttcgtaattatattgtatatattcatatacacatatgtacattataagtatataatgTTAAAGTTAAAAGTGCATACGGGGGGTGGGGGACACAACAAGGTTATAACgtctatacatatacttatatatatagttacaTCAATacaattttcttaatttgCAAAATGTGCGCAGCGCTTGTATCGTTGTAATTggtgtatatttaaataatgcaGCTGATAtacttgttatttttaaaaaatccaTGTTAGAATATTAAAGGACGTATATGTTGTCTGTATTGTTTTTACGTGTATATGTAATGTAGGagcgtacgtatatatatatatatatatatatatataaattaatatgacGATATTTTATTAGGGAGTTTTATTCAAAAGGTATAacttttcataattaaagcttataatgataatcaaaaacaaaataataatataaactatatgacaaaaaaaaaaaaagtattactttaatagtaataaatcattttatatatctatctgtatctatctatatctatctatatatatctatatatatctatatctatctatatatatctatatatatctatatctatctatatatatctatatatatctatatatatatatgagtgcACAAAACAAAATCTACGATGTTAgtagatatataaaacatacgtatacacataaaaaatgcaaaactttaaaagaaatagaatagagtcttatattttatgaacaaatataaggaacatatttcttttaaaatacatttaacatataaaatatattattttgctttgtTATGTTTTGTTTTCACCTAAAAGGATAATTACATTGGGGGCTTCTTTTTTAGGTTCCATTGCTTTTTTgcttcaatatttttttcttttttttttttttagaccCATTTAATTCCTCCTTCAGCATGTAACGCAAACAACAATTATGCAGTAAAGGAGGACTTTCTAAATATGggtaatttaaaatatttaattagacaaatgaatatatttgcgcaggtatatatatatatatatatatatatatatacatatacattgcTGCTCCTTAAAATATTCGTGCGCCCTTACTGGATGGCACGCAAACAGTAACAATTATACGATGGCGTggagaaataaataaaaaaaaaaaaaaaaaaaaaaaaaagaaagaaaggaattttttgaattatcttttcatcattatttaCTTATACGTTACATACTTTGCTCGAGAAAAATGGTGGTTTCTCTCTTTAACCCATATAAACCATTGTTTTTCTCTTATCcatgaattaataaaagacTCCATCCATAGGTTAAACATAATTTGTTTatcatttttccatttagACCAATTATTAGATCTATTTTCTCTAATATACTGTTCTTTATTCATAACCCAACTATTCCACTGAACCATTTCTTTATTAAGTCTTTCTCTCCAATTTAGCCAATTAGCTCTATCTTGTAAATTTACTGATCTGGCCCAACTTTCTTCCCATTTCGACCAGTATTTATCTTCTTCACATTTCCAGTCAGTCATAATCCACGTAACAATTCTTTGATTTTTCCACTTTAGCCATTCTTTGACACTCCATACATCTAAATATGATTCATTGTCATTAATCCAGTTTTTCCAATCTTTTTCCATTAACTCTTTTCCTTCTGTTGTCATCCATTCTTTCCATTCATTTTCATCTAATGTTAAagattttttcaaaatatctgattttatattttctaaattttcatGATAATGCATCCATTTTGATtccataaattttataaagtcATTCCAATCCTTTTCCTTTCCAACTAGCCATTTCATCTTTTCGTTTTCTATGgtattataaaattcattCCATTCTACTTCAATATTCCCTAGCCATTTGTTCCACTCATTGTCCTTCCACTCTTCTGTTTTACCTAAGAGTCCTGGGTGAAATTCTATGGCTGGGGGCATATTATAATGAAGGCTTTGGGTCATTGGGGGTGGCTAAAAGGGGTAAAAGCACAAATGCATATTACGTAAACATATACAACATAACATAATGGGCACATGGTAAAACGTACAACACGTACATGCGTAATTGCGTAACTGGGGAATTACGTAAATGCGTAAATATGTACACGCATAAGCACATAGAAATTCACAAAATACATAAGATTAGTACAAATTGGTAAGGGGGGAGATGTAACTATCCCCTcatattcaatttttatgtatatataatgtatgcatataccTGCGTAACTCTACTAAGCAACACGGAGGTTGAAGAAAATAGATACATAATGGCCGAAAAAATGGACGTAAGAACATTCATGGCCGGATTATTCTGATGCGCCATTCGTTGATAATCCATGGGCATTGTCCTTGGTGCCGGTCGAAAATTAGTATTGGTATTTTGTGTGGGTACATAATCATATACTTGTCTATAATATggatccatttttttttttgttttgtttttttaaaataaaaaaattatacaaaatggAATGAACACGTTGctggaaaaagaagaatctTACGGTTTAAGATGTACTACACTATGTACACATAACACATAAATGTtcatagtatatatatattgtatactatgtgtgcatataaatatatgaattatggATTGATTATTCCATGTATAACTATTAGTGAATTCTATGTGTCcctaattttatttgaaaagggtaaaaaaaaaagtcaacaaaaaaatactacAGTTTTAgttaaaggaaaataaaaaaaagaaaaagaaaaaaagaaaaggtgCACATAAAACTAATATTATAGGTAAATATTTACATCTTATgtgcttaaaaaaaaaatgaaaaaaaaaaattataacaaaattttgttaattgtatatatatgcataatacgtatgtatatataaatattcaaaatatacaaacatgtgtatatatgtataatatttagATATGACAAAGTTTAAGATAAGAAATAAAGTAACTGCAGTCTTTAGAAATTAATTTTACGGAATCGTTAAATTAATCAAAACTTTTGTTTTAGTGGTATATAAgctatgcatatgtatatgtatgcacatagtttacattaaattttgagatgatgtacatatataaatattatatatatatatatatttacatatgtcCAAACGagcttttttcctttaacatgtatatgtgaatatatCTGTAACTGTTAAACTCATAAATGCTTTGAATTTtagaatttaataatatgaagaataataataaaagagaaaattaagaaagagactcaagaaaaaatataaactattttttatatacatgaacatattatatataaattaataaataaataaataaatatatatatatatatatattaaattttactaagatttataaataacatatatattttatataagtatgttcAAATGTAATTTATCAGAGcttttttgctcttttttaatatatttaactggcaataacaacaattatattattaattcaatgaagtatattcattataaatatacaattagatatctatttttttagcGTAATAATAATGCTACTTCTAATATCTTTtcgacaaaataaaaaaaattaaaatttttatatgttaaatatttttaaccattgataatatttacgctatattcaaataaaatacaatacgttaaaatgttaaaaaaaaaaaataaaataaacaatattaaaaagaatggtaaatacttttatatatgtttatatatatacatttatatattgttacgattattttttttaattcttagaatgaaatatattttgaagtAAAATCTGCTAAAATTTTGGACAATAAAAATCTTAAAAATTGGtatcaattattttatatattattatacaaaaaaggaaTCTAGAATTTTggagatatatatatatatatatatatatatatacatattttattacgtatattatatacattatcaTATCTTgttgaatataatatttcattcaaaaaattatcgTGCTTGTATTTTTCCCTTTGGGCATACCTTCGaaggtaaaataaacaaCTAAATTTTAagattatgtataaatatatatatatatatatatatatgtataatatatatgctgtatatatttatgtatatatatgtaaaacaaccatgtatatttttgttagtTATTTAATGCACTGTATTGTCAtcatattatgtattttgttGCTCTATGCTCTAAATTGAAggtatttatgtttttactAGTTGagttatgttaaaaataataatcatatttttaataatttattttttctgtaaaaaaaaaaaaatatataaaatatatagctTAACCATAGCATAATAACATCATTATCTTAAATAAAGCCCTAAACAATTTGGCATGCAAATATAGAACAAATTTTTGGCATGTtctgatatatttataaatttaatattttattatattaaaaatgagttcaaaagagaaaaaaaaagaaataagatacttttaatgatttttgtattttgttttttattacacaattatatatataattattaatattattataaataataaaaatatatataaaatgttcgAAAAAGAAActcaaattttttacttttatgtGGTTACATGATAAGAATTGCTGTTaatcaaatatttattttttaagaataactATGAACATTTTCgttaattttgtattattagtaaataaataaagaaataaacaaataaataaacaaataaataaacaaataactAAACAAATAACTAAACAAATAACTAAACAAATAACTAAACAAATAactaaacaaataaataaacaaataaataaacaaataaataaacaaataaataaataaataaataaatatatatatatatatacatatatctaaaatttattgtgtactacatacatatttgtattagTAAAGATGAATAGGAGCTGTTCATGTATGTGAAATGGATATACCAATTGGAAACATAAAACGACAcagtaatatttaaaagaaataatatttatatataaaaaagatggcattaattcatattaaggaataaggaaatataaaaaaaatgaaatgattattaaaacaaaaaaaaaaaaaataaaatataaatacaattacAAATACAATTACAAATACAGTTACAAATAcaattataaatacaattataaatacaaatacaaacGTTGTATAAGTATTGAATTATGtttaaaacaatatatgaaaaagttcatatattagaaagtttaataataataaatattttctgttAGAGCGgattagatatatattaaaaaataaagaggaacatattttatagaaaaaacgataaatacataaatggGTGGTATGTATAGAAATGCAGTTTTGGCTtgcatataattaatttaggATTCTgtcttataataaaatgtatcaaaatatgattattaaaaaataaaaaaaaagaaaagaaattaatagttaaatatatatttaaattaatagttaaatatatatttaaattaatagttaaataaatagataattGGTATCACACACAAATGAagttatatgttaaaaaaaataaaagagaggGGCACAAGATTACTTAACAAATGTGCTAAcctgtatacacatatgatACAAATGTACcgtatgcatacatataaacaatatataaaattatttagttCAATTGGTACCATTCTTAGGATTGCTATTCTTTTTTAGTAGTTGCTGtcttatattcatttaaaaatatatttgaattcaaatataaaaaattttgtagtaagggaaaatatttccttatggtaattttataataatatgtcaATGCAAATtatactatttatttatcatattaaatttatggttttattaataacatattataaagACATATATTGGAAAGTTTACAAATTGACAGAAGGTTTCtgaaatttacatttaaacaATTCCTTTTTGTACATAGGAAAAAGGAAGACCAATGAGGGAAAATGTtaatgtgcatatacataagtaATACGCTTCCTTTATTGTAGCTCATATACTTGTTAccacttatatatatattttttttttaattgttagTTAAATAGTTCATAGGATGTGATCTATTAAAAACTATGAAagcattttttctttttttttttttttttgtcggTACTACAAATTTTGCTTAAAAGAAAATCCTagtgataaaattttttccttttttcctgtTTTAAGTTTTTCAATAGAATATTCCTAGtgtaacttaaaaaaaaaagaaaaaaaaaaaaaaagacataaaatagaataaaatgaaatgaaaaaggcAGATATACGTCTCGATACGTAAAAGTATAAGCAATTTTGTAAGGAATAACTTTAATTTGCACAAAAGAAGTAAGAACAACGATGTATTTAAAATGTCCTCGTACTCTTAGTGCTAggttttattttcatttatgtgTTATAATGCGATTTTACTAGAAATATATGTTCTGAAAAAGGAATACTGTTTGAATATATGTATCCCTCTGTAAAGAATtgatattaagaaaaattttaatttatctctttaaaacttttataaatggaaaaatatggtagcacttttttttttttttttttatgggcTAGTGGAACAATATACGCAGCAAATAATATACCCGCATAGAACAGTCTTCTAAGAAGCTCATTTAATATTAGGCATAACAAAGAGAAAATTACATAGTAGAATCTAATCGTACATTAAATGTGTCAATTTGCTGATACTTCTAGTAAGCGACTAGGAAAACGTTAATAGTAGGCACCTACATTTATGCACGGTATATGTGTGcacacacatatttatatatatatatatatgtaaatatatgtaattaaataaattaaactaaattaaattaaattaaatcaaatcaaattaaattaaattaaattaaattttttgtttattaaaatattccaAAATGCGCATTTCTACTCTATTTTGTTAACTATAACCACATCTGAATGATATTCTGTATATAcgtttacgtatatatatacgcatttACGGATAGAGAAAGCGTTTTACTTAAAACTTAAACGAATATATTGAATGTTAATGGACTATTTAGGTAATTGTTGAAAtagtaaaacataaaaatatatttagtaaagtataacaaaaaacaaaaaaaataaaattataacaaatatatttatataaattataacaaatatatttatataaattataacaaatatatttatgtgaattataacaaatatatttatataaattataacaaatatatttatgtaaattataacaaatatatttatgtaaattataacaaataaaataagtaaaacaaatacataaaaaaaaacaaaaaacaaaaaattttctaataatataagaatcatatattattacattaaaaaattaattaattaattaaatggGAGCAAAAAATAGGTAACTTCAAATTAGCAATaaggatatataaaaatatatatatattatatatttttaaaaatatggcattttaaaattataaattacatttttattaaaaaagattgCCAGTTTTCCCCTATTTTAATGATTTTCCTTACATAATGATCAccgtacatttttttttttttttatatatccattaaatttatatgtttgaACAATTGTCCAAACAATagggatatatatatatatcaaaaaaaagaaaaaaaaaaagagaaagtgATCAACTGGAAGGAAAACCTttaccttatttttttataaaagtatttagtttattacaaatatgttaaataataataagacaATATACTTTTCCGGTAGCACTCCGCCTCCTTCACTTCTCCTGTCTTCCCGTTATATTGAGGTATTTCCTCTCTACTCTTATTATTTCATACATGTGCATTTACgaaacaattaaataaaggataaaaatatgcTTATGAAACATCAGAATCTATtcttacaaaattattatcattatcaaaTACATGtttgttattttgtaaatttatattaggTCTTTCTTCAATTAAGGTAATCCACTTTTTCTCATCCATCCACTTTTTAACAAGGGACTCCTTTAATTCATTAAGCAAAAACATTTTGTGTTCTTTCCATTGTATCCATATATCCCattcattattattcatataaaagttttgttttttatgaACCCATTTTTCCCATTGTTTCTTTTCTGTTCTCTTCCTTTTGTTCCATTCAATTAAATttgatttaattttactaaatAGCGATTTGGACCATTTATGTTTTGCCATTTTTGCCCAATATTTATCTTCATTAAGTTTCCAGTTTTGCATTTGCCAtgacataattttttcatctttcCACTGAGTCCAATTATTAAAAATCCATAAGTCTAAATAATACTCATTTtcatatacaaaattttccCATTCTATTTGGATTAAATGTTTTGCTTCAGATCTAATCCATTCCTCCCATTGATTTTCGTTCCATGTTACtgatattttcaaaatataatatttatatgataaattCATAAGTTCATCATGCCGGTTCCATCTACTTTCGATATATTTAACTAAAACTTCCCAAtcgttttctttttctcttaaccaattttcttttttctctaaTAAGGAATAGTGGAAATTCCTCCAGTCCATTTCTAATCTATTTAACCAATTAACTCATAgacattttttcatatgttcCGATTTTTTTACCAGTTTTTGCTCATACGCTATTGCCCTCAAAGATTcctgttttatttttgtctttttttttcttgtctAAATagagtttatattattaaaaatgtaattttatgtatatatgcacatacgggtatatgtacatacgggtacatgtatatacgggtatatgtatataagggtatatgtacatatgggtacatgtacatatgggtatatgtacatatgggtacacgtacatacgtatatatattatatgttcaCGTGTATAATGGATATCTTTGCTGAAAGAGCTACCACcggttatatatatatatatatatataataatgaatgaTGTTTTAATAGTACCACATGCTGGATAACTGAGAGGAGagtataacaaaaaaaaataaataaaccaATATATATCAAAGCAACaccaaaattttcattaatatctGACAGTATATGtctgttattattttgtacttGTAATGATGAATGATCAGGATATTCTGGTGCTTCATGAACCACATAATCATTGttcatttccatttttttgtcatatttttaatatataaaaatatgttttctaaaatgaaaaaaattgcacTTATTACTCTGAAACAGTAGTAAGATTCAGGTAATTATGCAAACATTTGTTCGAatccataattttttttgtggtGGGAAAAAAACCTATATTTCTTGTCATtagtaaaacataaaattgtaataaaatatttataattgctCATAAAAATGGATTAATATCCAAggaattattacatttacttaaaaaatagttttttaGAGGTAATTAAATAAGATTAATGAAGACATAGAGCAAATGttttgtgaatatatatatatatatatatatatatatatatatatatataatattatcaaGGTGGTTACAAACAAATCCTATTGGAAACgtactaaaattattataaaaatgcaacgttaataaataaataaataaataaataaatatatatatatatatatttatttatttttttattgaacaataaatatttattgacACAATCTGCTTAATTTTGTGCCTTAAAAACGATATATTATACggttttgaatatttataataatatatatataatacatataatatttatttatttgttttcttttttttattgttttctaataatttaatttttaaaataaaaatggtaaaaactgtttaaaaatatatttaagagattatatatttata contains the following coding sequences:
- a CDS encoding hypothetical protein (Plasmodium exported protein (PHIST)), with amino-acid sequence MEYSSSEFSDADSCIYSSVKTLDRERCNNIISPFLYRKPKKKRGIKNALSKLFTASLLSNSLYPTPSGQEITAGNRIFDTKLRISRRDKIQMDGNYRNIVDRLKKEKEINELSDNCSDTAETSSYTSGENEYDSVNSFGDSLDESVDDESMEFQMEDIKILKDNKIIEDHEIPYSCKASDFNYNISEEDLDDILNHLIDPLKYRQMFVLFNYVHNIQRNKCLQMQDILKKYCEYLGKEKNLPDEIINKIWAKNCSYMISEILKKDFADFNSLNGMLKLGSVQRYEFANFLNDTKLSWETFTREMDNKLMEMIYIDIERGSIEGDDLMKSDS
- a CDS encoding tryptophan-rich antigen, with the translated sequence MDPYYRQVYDYVPTQNTNTNFRPAPRTMPMDYQRMAHQNNPAMNVLTSIFSAIMYLFSSTSVLLSRVTQPPPMTQSLHYNMPPAIEFHPGLLGKTEEWKDNEWNKWLGNIEVEWNEFYNTIENEKMKWLVGKEKDWNDFIKFMESKWMHYHENLENIKSDILKKSLTLDENEWKEWMTTEGKELMEKDWKNWINDNESYLDVWSVKEWLKWKNQRIVTWIMTDWKCEEDKYWSKWEESWARSVNLQDRANWLNWRERLNKEMVQWNSWVMNKEQYIRENRSNNWSKWKNDKQIMFNLWMESFINSWIREKQWFIWVKERNHHFSRAKYVTYK
- a CDS encoding tryptophan-rich antigen, which encodes MNNDYVVHEAPEYPDHSSLQVQNNNRHILSDINENFGVALIYIEKKENWLREKENDWEVLVKYIESRWNRHDELMNLSYKYYILKISVTWNENQWEEWIRSEAKHLIQIEWENFVYENEYYLDLWIFNNWTQWKDEKIMSWQMQNWKLNEDKYWAKMAKHKWSKSLFSKIKSNLIEWNKRKRTEKKQWEKWVHKKQNFYMNNNEWDIWIQWKEHKMFLLNELKESLVKKWMDEKKWITLIEERPNINLQNNKHVFDNDNNFVRIDSDVS